A genomic window from Lutra lutra chromosome 17, mLutLut1.2, whole genome shotgun sequence includes:
- the LOC125089446 gene encoding olfactory receptor 10A7-like, with product MPTAGAPPGAPEAPPCANRSCAPHDLVLLGFAHVPALRPLLAALFLAMFLLTLLGNALIVLLSALDPALRVPMYFFLRHLALLEICFSLDIVPRLLVTLLQPGRGVPPVGCALQLLLVLSCVTSECFLLTAMAWDRHVAICRPLRYCALVSPGFCRLLAATCWLAGVPVSLVFTVWLFSFPFCGPHGIRHFFCDIAPLLSLVCVDTSVFEASVLAATVLVMIVPFCLIATSYGKILATVLRMPSATGRRKALSTCASHLMVVVLFYGTTGVIHLRPKASYSPESKQVVSLSYTLVTPMLNPLIYSLRNKEVKAALGRVCVQRRGTRTP from the coding sequence ATGCCGACCGCCGGGGCTCCCCCCGGCGCCCCCGAAGCCCCACCCTGCGCCAACCGGAGCTGCGCGCCCCACGACCTGGTCCTGCTGGGCTTCGCGCATGTGCCCGCGCTGCGGCCACTGCTCGCGGCGCTCTTCCTGGCCATGTTCCTGCTCACACTGCTGGGCAACGCGCTCATCGTGCTGCTGAGCGCCCTGGACCCGGCCTTGCGCGtgcccatgtacttcttcctgcgCCACTTGGCCCTGCTGGAGATCTGCTTCTCGCTGGACATCGTGCCCCGGCTGCTGGTGACCCTGCTGCAGCCCGGGCGGGGCGTGCCCCCCGTGGGCTGCGCCCTGCAGCTGCTCCTGGTGCTGTCATGCGTCACATCCGAGTGCTTCCTCCTGACCGCCATGGCCTGGGACCGCCACGTGGCCATCTGCAGGCCCCTGCGCTACTGTGCCCTGGTGAGCCCCGGGTTCTGCCGCCTGCTGGCCGCCACGTGCTGGCTGGCTGGAGTCCCTGTGTCACTGGTCTTCACCGTCTGGCTGTTCAGCTTCCCCTTCTGTGGGCCCCATGGCATCCGCCACTTCTTCTGTGACATCGCCCCACTGCTTAGCCTGGTGTGTGTGGACACCAGCGTCTTCGAGGCCAGTGTGTTGGCGGCCACGGTGCTGGTCATGATTGTTCCCTTCTGTCTGATAGCCACGTCCTATGGCAAGATCCTGGCCACTGTGCTCCGCATGCCGTCTGCCACCGGGCGCCGCAAGGCCCTGTCCACGTGCGCCTCCCACCTCATGGTGGTGGTTCTGTTCTACGGCACCACGGGGGTCATCCACCTGCGTCCCAAGGCCAGCTACTCCCCCGAGAGCAAGCAGGTGGTGTCCCTGTCCTACACCCTGGTGACCCCCATGCTCAACCCCCTCATCTACAGCCTGCGGAACAAGGAGGTGAAGGCCGCCCTGGGGCGCGTGTGTGTTCAGAGAAGGGGAACCCGCACCCCATGA